From Erwinia sp. HDF1-3R, one genomic window encodes:
- a CDS encoding protein YbgS: MMNKIAIVLLATAMTFGSTAAMAAGSGEGNSNNAAAAGAVAGGAKDNLAPNNVDNNKINTGSETTTHPVKKHHKKAQHHKKMTADQMDKNAQCKDGKCPDMNKKVGPGADTKTDGTTN; encoded by the coding sequence ATGATGAATAAGATCGCAATCGTACTTCTGGCAACCGCAATGACTTTCGGCAGCACCGCAGCAATGGCTGCAGGCAGCGGCGAAGGTAATTCCAACAACGCCGCCGCAGCGGGCGCGGTAGCCGGTGGCGCAAAAGATAACCTTGCACCTAATAATGTTGATAACAACAAAATCAACACCGGGAGCGAAACCACCACGCATCCGGTGAAAAAGCATCATAAAAAGGCCCAGCATCATAAAAAAATGACCGCTGACCAGATGGATAAAAACGCCCAGTGTAAAGACGGCAAATGCCCGGACATGAACAAAAAAGTGGGTCCAGGCGCGGATACTAAAACCGATGGCACCACCAACTAA
- the gpmA gene encoding 2,3-diphosphoglycerate-dependent phosphoglycerate mutase produces the protein MAVTKLVLVRHGESQWNNENRFTGWYDVDLSDKGRTEAKAAGELLKKEGFTFDFAYTSVLKRAIHTLWAILDEVDQVWLPVEKSWRLNERHYGALQGLDKAETAQKYGDDQVKQWRRGFAVTPPELDRSDERFPGHDPRYAGLTAEQLPTTESLALTIDRVLPYWNESILPRMKKGEKVIIAAHGNSLRALVKYLDNMSEEEILELNIPTGVPLVYEFDENFKPIKHYYLGDADEIAAKAAAVANQGKAK, from the coding sequence ATGGCTGTAACTAAGCTGGTTCTGGTACGTCACGGCGAAAGCCAGTGGAACAACGAAAACCGCTTTACCGGATGGTACGATGTTGACCTGTCCGATAAAGGCCGTACCGAAGCCAAAGCAGCAGGTGAGTTATTGAAGAAAGAAGGTTTTACCTTCGACTTTGCTTACACGTCCGTGCTGAAACGAGCCATCCATACCCTGTGGGCTATTCTCGACGAAGTTGATCAGGTCTGGCTGCCGGTTGAAAAATCATGGCGTCTGAACGAGCGTCACTACGGTGCGCTGCAGGGGCTGGACAAAGCTGAAACCGCACAGAAATACGGTGACGACCAGGTTAAGCAGTGGCGTCGCGGCTTTGCCGTTACGCCACCGGAACTGGATCGCAGCGATGAGCGTTTCCCGGGCCACGATCCACGCTACGCGGGCCTGACCGCTGAGCAGCTGCCGACCACGGAAAGCCTGGCGCTGACCATCGATCGCGTGCTGCCCTACTGGAATGAGTCCATTCTGCCGCGCATGAAAAAAGGTGAGAAAGTGATCATCGCTGCTCACGGTAACTCACTGCGTGCGCTGGTGAAATACCTGGACAACATGAGCGAAGAAGAGATCCTCGAGCTGAACATCCCAACCGGCGTACCGCTGGTGTATGAGTTTGACGAAAACTTCAAGCCGATCAAACACTACTATCTGGGCGATGCCGACGAGATTGCCGCTAAGGCAGCCGCCGTGGCTAACCAGGGTAAAGCGAAGTAA
- the galM gene encoding galactose-1-epimerase: MLTEPHSHAPDGQPWRITHLRNAGGMVTTFMDWGATWLSARVPMKDGSVREALLGCATPSDYLIQTAYLGATVGRYANRITNATLHAGGRTVQLAANQGAHQLHGGPDGFHNRRWQIVRQAEQEVEYRLDSPAGDQGYPGQLLASLVYRLEDDNTLTISYHATVDAPCPVNLTNHAYFNLDAYHGDAREHRLQVSADRYLPVSSEGIPNADLKPVAHTSFDFRQAKTLAKDFMQDEDQRAVKGYDHAFLLNARDAATPAAQLCSADGQLMLSVFTSAPALQVYSGNYLAGTPAREQGVYAAHQGIALESEFLPDSPNHPEWPQPDCWIKPGESFQSVTRYRLTAV; the protein is encoded by the coding sequence ATGCTAACAGAACCGCATTCTCATGCTCCTGACGGCCAGCCGTGGCGGATCACCCACCTGCGTAATGCGGGTGGCATGGTCACTACTTTTATGGACTGGGGCGCGACCTGGCTGTCGGCGCGGGTGCCGATGAAAGATGGCTCGGTGCGTGAAGCACTGCTCGGCTGCGCCACACCGTCAGACTACCTCATCCAGACCGCCTATCTGGGCGCGACCGTGGGCCGCTATGCCAATCGCATCACCAATGCGACCCTTCACGCCGGCGGCAGGACGGTGCAGCTCGCGGCGAATCAGGGCGCCCACCAGCTGCATGGCGGTCCCGATGGTTTTCATAATCGCCGCTGGCAGATCGTGCGTCAGGCTGAGCAGGAAGTGGAGTATCGCCTGGACTCACCAGCGGGCGATCAGGGCTATCCGGGACAGCTGCTGGCCTCGCTGGTCTACCGTCTGGAGGACGATAATACGCTGACGATAAGCTACCACGCGACGGTCGATGCGCCCTGTCCGGTGAATCTGACTAACCATGCCTATTTTAATCTGGATGCTTACCACGGCGATGCACGTGAGCACCGGCTCCAGGTCAGCGCCGATCGTTATCTTCCGGTCAGCAGCGAGGGGATCCCCAATGCCGATCTGAAGCCCGTCGCCCACACCAGCTTTGATTTCCGCCAGGCAAAAACGCTGGCGAAGGACTTTATGCAGGATGAAGATCAGCGCGCGGTGAAGGGCTACGATCACGCCTTCCTGCTGAACGCGCGCGACGCGGCCACCCCTGCCGCGCAGCTCTGCTCTGCCGATGGGCAGCTGATGCTAAGCGTATTTACCTCTGCTCCCGCCCTACAGGTTTATAGCGGTAATTATCTGGCGGGAACGCCCGCGCGTGAGCAGGGCGTCTACGCGGCGCACCAGGGTATTGCGCTGGAGAGCGAGTTTTTACCCGATTCGCCGAATCATCCTGAATGGCCGCAGCCGGACTGCTGGATTAAACCGGGTGAATCGTTTCAGTCTGTCACCCGCTACCGGCTGACGGCGGTTTGA
- the galK gene encoding galactokinase, translating into MTLKTSAQQIFQDNFGYAADHHIQAPGRVNLIGEHTDYNDGFVLPCAINYQTVIACARRDDRQVRVIAADYENQQDTFSLDEPILSHSDWMWANYVRGVVKHLQQRHKDFGGVDMVITGDVPQGAGLSSSASLEVAVGTVFQQLWHLPLDGAEIAVNGQEAENQFVGCNCGIMDQLISALGKKDHALLLDCRTLGTRPVPVPADVAVVIINSNFRRSLVGSEYNTRRQQCETGARFFSQPSLRDVDLNQFKAVEHELDPQVAKRVRHVLTENARTLEAADALAKGDLARMGELMAASHASMRDDFEITVPPIDALVDIVKATIGERGGVRMTGGGFGGCVVALVPLALVDAVQVAVAEQYEAKSGIKETFYVCKASAGAGQC; encoded by the coding sequence ATGACGTTAAAGACCTCTGCCCAACAGATCTTCCAGGACAATTTCGGCTACGCGGCCGACCATCACATTCAGGCGCCGGGTCGCGTCAATCTGATAGGTGAACATACCGATTATAACGACGGATTTGTCCTGCCCTGCGCCATCAATTATCAGACGGTGATTGCCTGCGCACGCCGCGATGACCGCCAGGTACGGGTGATTGCCGCCGATTACGAAAATCAGCAGGATACTTTTTCACTGGATGAGCCGATCCTCAGCCACAGCGACTGGATGTGGGCAAACTACGTCCGGGGCGTGGTGAAACACCTCCAACAGCGCCATAAAGATTTTGGCGGCGTGGATATGGTGATTACGGGTGATGTGCCACAGGGTGCCGGCCTGAGCTCCTCGGCATCGCTGGAAGTGGCGGTCGGAACGGTATTCCAGCAGCTCTGGCATCTGCCGCTCGACGGCGCAGAGATCGCGGTGAACGGACAGGAAGCCGAGAATCAGTTTGTCGGCTGTAACTGCGGCATTATGGATCAACTTATCTCCGCGCTGGGTAAGAAAGATCATGCGCTGCTGCTGGACTGCCGCACCCTGGGAACGCGCCCGGTCCCGGTCCCAGCGGACGTGGCGGTAGTGATTATTAACTCCAACTTCCGCCGCAGCCTGGTGGGCAGTGAGTACAATACCCGCCGCCAGCAGTGCGAAACCGGCGCACGCTTTTTCAGCCAGCCGTCGCTGCGTGACGTCGACCTTAACCAGTTTAAAGCGGTGGAGCATGAGCTGGATCCGCAGGTGGCGAAACGCGTCCGTCACGTACTGACTGAAAATGCCCGTACGCTGGAAGCCGCCGACGCGCTGGCGAAGGGCGATCTGGCGCGGATGGGCGAGCTGATGGCGGCGTCCCATGCCTCCATGCGCGATGATTTTGAAATTACCGTCCCGCCCATTGATGCGCTGGTAGACATTGTGAAAGCAACCATTGGTGAGCGCGGTGGCGTACGCATGACCGGCGGCGGCTTCGGCGGCTGCGTGGTAGCGCTGGTCCCGCTGGCGTTAGTGGATGCCGTGCAGGTAGCGGTGGCGGAACAATACGAGGCGAAATCCGGCATCAAAGAGACCTTCTACGTCTGTAAAGCCTCAGCGGGAGCCGGTCAATGCTAA
- the aroG gene encoding 3-deoxy-7-phosphoheptulonate synthase AroG, which translates to MNYQNDDLRIKEIKELLPPVALLEKFPATELAAQTVARSRQAIHAILKKEDDRLLVVIGPCSIHDTAAAKEYAGRLLSLREELGDALEVVMRVYFEKPRTTVGWKGLINDPHMDGSFQINDGLRIARNLLVEINDSGLPTAGEFLDMITPQYVADLMSWGAIGARTTESQVHRELSSGLSCPVGFKNGTDGTIKVAIDAINAASAPHCFLSVTKYGHSAIVETSGNADCHIILRGGKEPNYSAEHVDTVKRGLEQAGLTPQVMIDFSHANSSKQYQKQMDVASDVAQQIAGGEAAIMGVMIESHLVEGNQSLESGEPLVYGQSVTDACIGWDDTTKVLRQLAEAVRVRRG; encoded by the coding sequence ATGAACTATCAGAATGATGACTTAAGAATCAAAGAGATAAAGGAACTTTTACCCCCTGTAGCTCTGCTCGAAAAGTTTCCGGCCACGGAGTTGGCGGCACAGACCGTAGCCCGCTCCCGCCAGGCCATTCACGCTATCCTTAAAAAAGAGGACGATCGCCTTTTAGTGGTGATTGGGCCGTGCTCCATCCATGACACGGCGGCGGCAAAAGAGTATGCCGGGCGCCTGCTCAGCCTGCGCGAAGAGCTGGGTGATGCGCTGGAAGTGGTAATGCGGGTCTATTTTGAAAAGCCGCGTACCACCGTAGGCTGGAAGGGGTTAATCAACGATCCGCATATGGATGGCAGCTTCCAGATCAACGATGGGCTGCGCATTGCCCGTAACCTTCTGGTGGAAATTAACGATTCCGGTTTACCCACCGCCGGTGAGTTTCTGGATATGATCACCCCGCAGTATGTCGCTGACCTGATGAGCTGGGGTGCAATCGGTGCCCGAACCACCGAATCGCAGGTTCATCGCGAACTCTCTTCCGGCCTCTCCTGCCCGGTAGGATTCAAAAACGGTACCGACGGCACCATCAAGGTGGCGATCGATGCCATTAATGCGGCCAGTGCGCCGCACTGCTTCCTGTCGGTGACCAAATATGGCCACTCAGCCATTGTCGAAACCAGCGGAAACGCTGACTGCCATATCATCCTGCGCGGCGGCAAAGAGCCAAACTACAGCGCTGAGCATGTCGATACCGTTAAGCGCGGTCTGGAGCAGGCCGGGCTGACCCCGCAGGTGATGATCGACTTTAGCCATGCCAACAGCAGTAAGCAGTATCAGAAGCAGATGGACGTTGCCAGTGACGTTGCTCAGCAGATTGCTGGCGGCGAAGCGGCTATTATGGGCGTGATGATTGAAAGCCATCTGGTTGAAGGCAACCAGAGCCTGGAGAGCGGTGAGCCGCTGGTTTACGGCCAGAGCGTGACCGATGCCTGCATCGGCTGGGACGATACCACTAAGGTGCTTCGCCAGCTGGCCGAGGCCGTCAGAGTCCGTCGCGGCTGA